Genomic DNA from Bacteroidales bacterium:
AATGGAAGCATAACAAATAATATTATTATTGCCTTTTGCATGAGATAAAAATTAGACAAAATGAAAAGATTCATTGACCATTGACTGAGCTAGTTTTGAACTTAATAAAGCTATAAATTATCTGCAACAGAAAATTCAACACCTCATTCTGAAACTCTGCTGCATCGGATCCTTTCTTGTTATGTGAGCCTAAGATGTAAGCAATTTATTTTATAGCTACGTTCAATCTCTATGGCCAAACTCATACATAACTTATCCGGAAAGGTGAACTTTAGAACGAATATTTTATGCCACCCAGCAGTCGAAAACCATACACAGGATAATTATCCCATACTCTGTACTGCTGATTAAGAATGTTGTAGAAATTCATGAAAAAAGACAGATTGGAGGAATAGATATACTCTATGAAAAGATTCAAATCATAGGCGTCGGAGAGAGATATGGTCTGAAAATTAGGCGGTAAATAACGAAGGGCCGAACGTTTTAACTTGAAAGTCATCTGCGGAGTAATCAAAATCTTGTTTTGTAAATTGTATTGGAGAAAAGCATCTATTTCCCAGCGTGGAATATACCATGCTTTCTGTTGACGTACGGTTTGCGCTTCGTTAAATACGACCGTCATGCCTGTTTTGAAACGATGTTGAATGACCATTTGTTGCTCGAAAATCACCTGCAACCAACGAATAGAATCGTAAACGACCAGAAATGAACTATAAGGAGGCGAAAAAGTATCAGGCACGAACAGTGGATGGTAATGAATATTTCGGAAATGAACAGAAAGATTGTGATTCCATCTGTGAGCTATGTTTCCAACTACACCACCGTAGTAGTGTTCAGGTGTTTTCGCAAATTTATGTTTTGCCCGATAAGAAACAAAAGGATTTATATCCACCAAATAATGCTTAGATGCGTAATTCATGCTTCCGTCCATTCCCCCATAAATCGAAATGACTTCGGGAAATAAGGTGACATGTAAGATGAACCCAGGGAAAAAATATGTTTCACCGACTGAATCAAGTTGTAGAGTTGTATTGAGTAAACCAGCAAGAGTAAATTGCTTGAAATCCAACTCATAAGTTGGAATGATTTCTACGAGACTTGCATGAGTTCCTCCAGTGGGATAATTTTGCAACCAAGAATGCCCTCGTAAAGTCAGCGAAAGCTTTTCTTTGTTGATTTGCTTAATGAGATGCAAATCTTTCTTGATCTGAATTTGACCCGAGATCAAATGCTCATCATAGCTATACTTATCCATCAAATAGTCGTAACTGAGCTTGGTTTGCCACATCCATTGGGTTGAATCTATGGGAGTATTGTAGGTCGAAATGGTTAAACCTGGTTTGTGATAATATTGCCGAATTTCTGACGAACTTATCGTATCTTCGAAGTTATGAGTTCGAAATCCATACCAATGCAATTGGTCGAAACAATAGAAGGGACTAATTTTTATGGCAAAATTTTTCCAGTAATGGTTATAAAAGGCGTCTACCTGGGTATGAGTTCTGCCCGGGTATGCAAAATTTTCGATTTTACCAAAGGTTGAAAGATTTTGCAAGTGTAAACCTGCTGTTTTGTTTTTGTTTCTGCCGGTGCCCAAAAATAGCTCACCAAAAAAATGTTTTCTGATACCAACCCCGGCCACAAGATAATTGTTTTTTAATTCAATGAATTGTTCGCCGCTGAGTTTGGCAGGAGAAATAGGAGAAAGCTGTATCGAGAGAGGGATTCTTTTGGAGTTAATTTGGTAAGAAAAAGACGGCTTTGACAATGTGTCTGGAACAATAACAGGAGAAAAATTTTTTTTGCTAAAATCCATCAGTTTGGGTTCATACGAACCAATAACGGTAACGTTGGCCTTAAAAAAATCCGCTGAATCTTTGGAAATATTTTGAGCTAACACGAGAGATCCGAAAACGGTAAGGAAAACAAAAACAATTTTTTTCATGACCATAAGAATTATTTTTGACTTTGTTCGATCTCAATGACGTTTTTTAATTTTTCACGTGCTTCATTGACGAGGTCTTCGCCTTGATAATTATCGATGACACTCTGAAGAGCAAATTTGGCTTGATAGTAATTTCCCGTCGCAGTATAGACGTCTCCCAACAAGATAAAGGCCCGAGCTACCCAATCTTCGTAACTGGCATATTTATTAATCAGGTCAAAAACAGTATTTTCAGCATCCGTATACTTATTTTCTTTATAATAAATATAAGCCAAGTAGTATGTTGCCATAGCACCTGTTTCTGAAGCTTTTAGTTTAGTTAGAGGCTGTAAAACTTGCTTTGCATCGCCATAACGATCGATTTCAATGTAAGCTCTTGCAAGGGTGATTTTAGTTTGTTGCAAATCTGTTTCAGAAAGTTGGGCAGTTTGAATTATTCGTTGAGCTAACTGAATAGATGCTTCAAATTGATTAAGTGCAAATAACCCGTGAAGAATGTTTTTTTGGCATTCTTGAATAATTTGTTGTGAGGTAGTGATTTTCTCTAGTGCTGTGTAATATTCGTTGGCTTTAGCAAAATTGGCTAAATTGAAGTGGATGCGGGCGGCTTTCAGTAGGGCCGATTCCTGAAAATTACTCAGAGGAAACTGAAGAACACTCTCATAATCTTTCAGGGCATCCTGAAATTTCTTTTGTCCGTAGAGGCATTCAGCTCTGTAAAAATGCGCTTGGATGGCGTAACTACCCTGTGGATATTGGTTTAAATAAGACGTAAATCCTTGTATGGCCCCATTACAATCACCATCCATGAATTTGTTTTCTGCTGCTTGATAAATTAGACTGTCTTTTTCTTGCTCACTGATGCTTTTACCTTGATGGCTTACATAGTCGAAAAAGGCATCGAGCTGATCCATTTCGGTGTAGATATTTTTGAGGATGACCCATGCCTGACGAGATTCGTCGGTGGAGGGATATTCCTCGATAATTTGCTTAAAAATCTCAATGGCTTTTTCACGTTGATGAATGTTTCTATATAAACTTCCCAACTTGACCAATGCTGTCAATTTGATGGCATGATCGGGATAATCTTGAATAAGTTTTTGATAATATTGTATGGCTTTGTCGTTTTGATTTAACAATTCGTAGGTAATAGCAACTTCGTAGATGGCCAAAGGTCTAAGGTTCGATTTAGGATACTTTTCGATCAACAGATTCATGGAATTGATCTTTCCCTGAGTATTGTTCTGAGCACCATCGATCATTGCTAACTGATAGAGAGCATAATCGGTTTGTTCTAACTTTTTTTTGTATGCCGATTCGTAAAGTTCTTTGGCTTGTTGATATTTTTTTTGTTTAAAATAACAATCTGCAAGCCGCAGCTGAGCGTCTGTGAGCACAACAGGTGTTTCTCCTTTAGCTATTTGTAAAAAACGATTGAAGGCATTGGCCGCCTCTTCATATTTTTTCTGTTTCAACAAGACATATCCCAAACCATACCAACCACGTGCGTACTCAGGTGTTTTTTCGGATGGAGGGTATTGGATGAATTGCGTGTAGAAATATTTTGCGGAGTCGAAGTCATTTTGAATAAAATAAACTTCACCTATCCAAAACAAGGCTCTTGCATATAAGCTTCTGTCAAAATTGTTTTTCAAAACTTCAAAGAACATAGATTTTGCTTTATTATAATCTTGTTGATTGTAGTATTGGAAAGCAAGGTATAAATTAGCTTTTTGATAGGCAAGCGACATTTCTGGCGTGCGTGTCTTGATTTTTTTAATTTGTTGAACAGCCTCAGCGTAATCTCCAGTGGACATAAGGATTTTGGCGAGCCATGTTCGAGCTTCTTCGGCTCGTGGCGAGGTAGGATAATTGCTGAGGTACGACTCTAAAGCTTTCATGGCATTGTTAAACGGATAATAATCTAGTTCATAAGATAGTTTTACAAAGTGAAACAAAGCATCTTCCCGAACCAAAGAATCTTTTCCAAACTGGTAGGCTTCATAAAAACTGTTTAAAGCAAATTTTTTTTGATTGGTCTGAACATAACAAAAACCTAAATGATAATTAGCTTGCTGATAAAGAGAATCATTTTCTTTAGAAATTTTTGTAAAATATTCTATAGCCTTAGGATAATTCTGATTAGCATAGAAAATATATCCTTCTAAATATGTTTCATTGGGATTGAGCTTGCTTTTATTTTGATCAATAAAATGAGCATAATTCAAAGCATCACTATATTTTCCTTTTTGATACCAAGCATACATGAGCATTTTAGCAATTTCGTCT
This window encodes:
- a CDS encoding tetratricopeptide repeat protein, translating into MKKSFFLTLCLITTYFSYCQWLYSEQSSSSSLLKIFDLENKNKFSFLRNPLVISPNQSNMLLEQKIAFLEARSAYELLNNDAIYLLKSFIQSYPVSMHLNYAFYYLGQLYYREKKWKDAVTAYEKCDVQKMNEDEKLTTHFKAGYAYFNLNQYDQARTRFLAVKDIPSPYQNHSIYFYSHIQFTENKHETALQGFLQLTRDSFYANIVPFYISQIYFYQKRYDDLINYASPLFEKLSSKRKDEIAKMLMYAWYQKGKYSDALNYAHFIDQNKSKLNPNETYLEGYIFYANQNYPKAIEYFTKISKENDSLYQQANYHLGFCYVQTNQKKFALNSFYEAYQFGKDSLVREDALFHFVKLSYELDYYPFNNAMKALESYLSNYPTSPRAEEARTWLAKILMSTGDYAEAVQQIKKIKTRTPEMSLAYQKANLYLAFQYYNQQDYNKAKSMFFEVLKNNFDRSLYARALFWIGEVYFIQNDFDSAKYFYTQFIQYPPSEKTPEYARGWYGLGYVLLKQKKYEEAANAFNRFLQIAKGETPVVLTDAQLRLADCYFKQKKYQQAKELYESAYKKKLEQTDYALYQLAMIDGAQNNTQGKINSMNLLIEKYPKSNLRPLAIYEVAITYELLNQNDKAIQYYQKLIQDYPDHAIKLTALVKLGSLYRNIHQREKAIEIFKQIIEEYPSTDESRQAWVILKNIYTEMDQLDAFFDYVSHQGKSISEQEKDSLIYQAAENKFMDGDCNGAIQGFTSYLNQYPQGSYAIQAHFYRAECLYGQKKFQDALKDYESVLQFPLSNFQESALLKAARIHFNLANFAKANEYYTALEKITTSQQIIQECQKNILHGLFALNQFEASIQLAQRIIQTAQLSETDLQQTKITLARAYIEIDRYGDAKQVLQPLTKLKASETGAMATYYLAYIYYKENKYTDAENTVFDLINKYASYEDWVARAFILLGDVYTATGNYYQAKFALQSVIDNYQGEDLVNEAREKLKNVIEIEQSQK